The sequence below is a genomic window from Actinomycetota bacterium.
AGCGGTTCGCAAGACCGGAAGTGTCCACTTAAGCGGATGGCCCGCGCTCAACGACGACTATCTAGACGCCGAACTTGTGGCTCGTTGGGACAAGATACTTAAGATTCGCGCCGAGGCATCCAAAGCTCTCGAGGAGGCGCGCAATGCAAAACTAATCGGCAACTCCCTAGAGGCCGGAGTGGAGCTGTATGTCGACGGCGCGACCAAGGAGCTGTTGGGGCAGTACGAGTCTCAACTCGCGCAGCTGTTCATAGTATCGAGCGTCGAGGTCGATAGATTTGAAGCGGCGCCCTCGGAGGTCTTTAAGAGCGACGCAATCGAGGCTTTGGCTATCAGGGTTCAGCCGGCGAAGGGCTCGAAATGTGAGCGTTGCTGGCGATACGAGGATACCGTCGGCGAGAATGACGAGCACAGAGGGCTTTGCGCTCGATGCGCCGGGGTCCTAACAGGAGCCTAGCCGATCTCGATACTTCTTAAGCGGCAAAGGGTACAATTTATGTAAAAGCAACTATTTGTCGCCGCTAAGGAGTATGATTAAGGGAGGAAGTCCCATGGAAGACCGAGAGTTGGCCGGATTCAAGGAGCGGCTTCTGAAGGAAAGAGACCGGCTGGTCGACGAAATCGCGTATGTGGAAAGCACCATGGAGCAGACGCAAAGCGAGTGGAGCGGTGAGAACGAATTCGAAAGTCACATGGCCGATTCGGCGACATCGACATTTGCCAGGGAAAGCGATTTATCGCTCTCTATTAACTCACGAGATATGCTTTCCAGGGTCGATGGGGCTTTATCGCGAATCGAGGACGGCTCCTTCGGGATTTGCTTGGTTTGTGGACGGCCTATCGAAATGGAGAGGCTTGAGGCCTTACCATACGCGGATTTATGCATGGAAGACAAGATAAAGGAAGAGAAGAGCGGGTAAAAGAGCTTGTTGCAAAGAATATTCACGCTTGCTGGGGTAGTGGCTTGTTTTATATAGTCGCAATGTCGATAGTCGTAATCGATCAAATTACAAAAGCTATCGTTCGTAGTGCCGTGCCAATCGGCGAATCGCTACCTTTGATTCCCGGTTTCGTCTACTTGACGCATATCGCAAACTCAGGGGCGGCGTTCGGGATTCTCCAAAACCACCGGGTGCTCTTTTTTGTCGCGGCCGCGGTGGTAATCAGTCTTATAATTTATTTCAAGCGAACGCTCGCTAAAAACAATCGCGCCATCAATCTCTTTCTTGGGCTGGTCATGGGCGGCGCTATCGGTAATCTAATCGACAGAATAGCCGTCGGCGCAGTCACGGACTTTGTCGATTTTCGTTTTTGGCCGGTTTTTAACGTCGCGGATTCCGCGATTGTCGTAGGCGCCGTCTTTCTGGGGGTTATCGTTTTGGGTCTGGCCAAAGAAGAGCGAGCCGACACGAGCCGACCCTAGCCTTGAGCGCCCAATCGTAGTAGGATGATAATTAAGAATATATGCGGTTCAGAAGCCGGCGTGATTTAGCGTCAAAGAACGCGAAGCAGGCGCTGACCGTCAAAGGATGATCACTCAGTTGTTACCGGTACTCTTTCAGATAGGCCCTATTACGGTCTACACTTATGGCGTCGCAATCGCGCTCGCTTTCTTAATAAGTCTCTTCATCATCATACGCGAATCCAAACGCAAGGGTTTCAATCCCGACTTCGCTTTCGACATCGTCTTATTTGCGATGGTCGGCGGAATCGGCGGCGCCAGGTTGGTCTATATTATCGACAACTGGCATGATTTTGGGGCAAACCCGGCTCAAATATTTGCCATTTGGCAGGGAGGCCTTGTCTTTTACGGAGGGCTTATCGGAGGAACCTTAGCCGTTCTCGGCTTGGTCCAGTTGAAAAAGATGCCCGTTGGGAAAGTCGCCGATATCGTAGCGCCATGTCTTGCCATTGGGTCGGCGGTCGGGCGTTTGGGATGTTTTGCGAATGGCTGTTGCTATGGACAGGCGACAAACTTTCCGTGGGCGGTTACCTTTAGTAACCCGTTATCGGCCGCGCAGCCGCTCGGCGTACCGCTTCATCCGACGCAGCTCTACGAGTTCGGCTATAACATTTTGATTCTGGGGGTTTTGTGGTTTAGCCGCAAAAAAGTAAAGAGCGACGGTTTGCTGTTTTGGCTCTACATAACACTTTACGGATTGTTCCGTTTCATCGTCGAATTCTTCAGGGCCAACCCCGATGTCATCCTCGGCTTAAGTGCCTCACAGCTCTTTAGCGCGTTCATGTTGGCGGCAGGGCTTACGGTGATATTCCTCTACTATCTCAGGCCGGCGAATCTCGCGGCCAGGCGGGAAGGCTAGCGCGATGTTTATCGAAGAGAGCGGAGTTATTGAGTTCTCCATGGTAGTCGGGAGCGAGGATGCCGGTGTGAGAATCGACGCGTATCTCACGAAACACAAAGATATTCCCTCGCGGAGTTTTGCCCAGAATCTTATCGAAAATGACCGGGTGCGAGTCGATGGCGAAGAGGTGGGCAAGGACTACCGGTTAAGGGCGACACAAACCGTTGACGTGGAGATTCCGCCCCCTACACCTTCCGAGGTCATACCCGAAGCGATACCTCTGTCTATAAAATTTGAAGACGGTGATTTGATAATCCTGTCGAAATCAGCCGGGATGGTCGTTCACCCGGCGCATGGTCATGCCGGTGGGACGCTGGTTAATGCGCTGCTCGCGCACGCCACCGGCCTGTCGGGAATAGGCGGAGTGGTAAGGCCCGGAATCGTACACCGCCTGGACAAAGAGACCTCCGGCCTCATGATAGTCGCCAAAAACGATATTTCTCACCAGGCGTTAAGTAATGAGCTTAAAAGACGCAAAATAAAACGCACCTATCTGACTTTGGTTCACGGCGTCTTCAAAGAGACCGAGGGCACTGTCGACGCGCCGATAGGACGGAGCCCGAAGTTCAGGCAAAAGATGTCCGTAGCCGGTGTGGCGAGCCGCGACGCCGTCAGTCACTATAGGGTCTTAGAGTCTTTCGGTAATGACTACAGCTTGGTCGAAGTAGAACTCGAGACCGGTCGCACGCATCAAATCCGCGTCCATATGAAGCACATCAACCACCCGGTAGTCGGCGACCCGCTCTACGGGTCGGGTCGCGCAAAAAGGGATTTGGGGCTTATGAGGCAGTTTCTCCATGCGTACAAGCTCGAACTGGCGCACCCCAGGACGGAGGAGCCTCTATATTTCGAGGATGCTATCCCGCCCGAGCTACAGCTCATCCTAGACAACCTGCGCCGCGCCTATTTTAATTTTAAGCAGACGACGTGCTAGTCTAGCCACGCCTGGTTCTTCCGTCTCATAACCAGCCTAAAATCAGATTGTCGACTTGGTCGCCGAAATCACAAAAAAATTATTGAGTATTGGGCATTTTAGCGTTATTATAATCTGGTTGACTTTCAATAGTTAAGATGATCTATCGTAGCTTATGGGGAGGTCTGTTGGAAAAACCGGCTCTGTTTAAAATCCTATCCAGCCTTTGGATTGGCATAAAGCGAACAGTATGGACCAGCCAGACCGTGTAATAGAGAGGCTTTCGCTAAAAGCCGTAATCTCGTTCAATCAATGGAAGTTCTCGATGTTGCGAGGAGATGAGATGAGAGCGGAGCATACCGGCATGGCTGGTGTTGTCGTTTCCGGAAATAACAACGAAGTGCGGCGCAGTGTTTATTCCAATCCGAAATGGGGTGGTCTAAGCGGTTGCTTGTATTATAAGGCGCGGAATGGCTGTGACGCGGTCGAATACGCGTATTATGCAGCCGCATATAGACTTCGCATCGGATTGCAACGTAGTTTGACCACGTGTTAGCAGTCCAATAAGGATTTCTGGGTATTTGGAAACTTTAGTTGGGTTGAAATAGACCAAGAGAGGATTGAGAAATGAACAAAGGTAACCATTTGATTGTGGACATCCACAACCAGGCGTTTGACGTTTTGGTTGACGACAAGAAACTTCTGGAGACAATCGTTAACGCGGCGAATGAGGTCGGCGCAAATATTATTAATCAGTCGAGGTATCATTTTGGCCATAATTCTTCGCCCGGATGCACCGCGTTTGTGATGCTCGATGAGAGCCATGTCTCGGTTCACACTTATGCCGATGACGGCAAGATGGCCCTCGATGTGTTTACATGCGGAGCTACCAGCTGCGAGAGGATTCTCCGGTCGATATGCAGGCAGCTCAATATAGAAGAAAAGGACGTCGTGGCGAGGCACGTTCCACGCTTCTAATAAGTCCAACCCGAGACAAGGGGACTCTATGTTACTCGAATAATCTCTCCGCCTTTGTGGGGCGGGGAGACTTTTTATTGGTGCGCATGGCGTTAGGGGTAGAAGGGCTTGCGAACAGAGGTATAATGGTTATAAGGTTTAGTGGCTGGGCGGATTGAGCCGGCGGCGCGGAGGTGCGGATGTATACATTGATACCCTTTAATTTCTTAGGAATTTCCGAGCGCGGCTCCTTTGAGGAGTCCAAGGTCGTCGTTCTACCGTTTCCTTACGATTCGACGACCTCTTTCAGGGGCGGCACCCGCGAGGCTCCGCTGGCGATAATCAATGCTTCTCGTCAAGTGGAACTCTACGACGACGAGCTTGAGACCGAGATTTGCGACAAAATCGGAATCCATACCTTCGGTGAAATTATGCCGAATATGGCGGGTCCCAAGTATCAGACCGAGGTCGTCAAGAGCGTATTCGGCGACGTGCTTGGCGCGGGTAAATTTCCGGTCATGGTCGGCGGTGAGCACTCGCTCTCGCTCGGAGCCGTACAAGCCGTCAAAGATTATCACCCGGATGTCAGTGTGCTCCAGCTCGACGCCCACGCCGATTTGCGCGAGGAATACGAGGGGACGCATTATTCGCATGCTTGCGTTATGAGGCGCATCCACGACGAGGGGATAAAAATCGCCCAGGTCGGGGTGAGAAACACCAGCAAAGAAGAGGCCAAGTTCATAAAGAGCAATGATATTTTCTCGGTGACCGCGAGACAGCACCGTCTCGGCTATTATTCCATCGAGGACATCGTCGGCGCGTTAACCGATACGGTATACATAACCATCGATATGGATGTCTTCGACCCGTCCGAGGTCCCGGCGGTCGGCACGCCCGAGCCCGGCGGCTTGCGTTGGTATGAGGTCTTGGACATACTCCGCGAAGTAACTCTCCATAAGAAGGTCGTCGGTTTCGATGTCGTCGAACTCTGCCCGATGCCCGGCAACCCGGCCCCCGATTTCCTGGCCGCAAAACTCATCTATAAACTTATCGGGTATTGCTTTAGGGGTGTGCTGTAAAAGGGATTAACAATCTAAGGCTAAAGGTGACATCGAGTGATTGGCTGTTGCCTTATTCCGCGGCCAACTCATCCTTTCTATATAGAACATAGCTTACCTCTTCGACCTCTTTGGCGGCGCCGATTAGTTTGCGTAGCTCATCCTGGGAGGCGGGGTCGTCGAGTAGCTCTTTTAGGAGGCGGCTGTTGACGTCGATGACGTTATCCCAGAGACCGCGCGGCTCGAGAAGCGCGCGTAGTTTATCGACGTTGTAGTGGACGGTGCGCCGAGCGCGGCGGCCGAGGCCGCCGCGCTCTCCCTTTATCGACGTCACGCCGTTCGTTTCGCAGTAATTATGAATGACCTGTTGCAGCTCGGCGAGTCTCGCGCGACCGGTGTCGATCTGCTCGACCAGCTCGAAATAGTCGTCGACGACCTTTTCGATCTCCGTCGCGCCCTTCTTGAGCGCTTCCGTCGCGCTCACACTTTTCGATGCCTCCCGCTCAGGTGTTTTGGTGGTAGCGGTCACAGCGGTTTTGTTCCCCGAAATCTTGCCGTTCTTGGCCGCTTTTGCCAGGATGACGGGGTCGTTAGCGTGGAGCGGGCAAATCTCGATGAAATCGCACCATGCGCAGAGCGGGTTTTTGAATGGCGCGAATTTTTCGTCACGGATGTTTTCGGCAACCGTGTGTATCGTAGCCTGGGCTTTTGTAATATCGGTCTTCGTCTTTCTCGTGCTGACCTTTTCGTTCGGCACTAAAAAATAGAGGGTGAGTTTCTTGGGGGCCACCCCGTAGAGCGCCTCTGCCGCCATGTGATAGATGGGGAGCTGCAGGTCGGAATGGAGCTTCGTCTTCGGCGGCAGCTTGGCGTTTGTCTTGTAATCGATTATCTCGATGTCGCCATTGGAGAGGCGGTCGACGCGGTCGATGACGCCGCTAAGCTTGACACCGTCGAAGTCGAGATAAAATCGCTCTTCAATCGCGAGCGGCACCGCAAAAGAGGGGAGGTTGTCGCTGTAAAATCGCGAGAGAATCATCCGGCCTTTGTCTTTGTATTCCTGCTCCAGAGCCGCACTTTCGTACCCCTCCGTCAGCCACACCCGGTCGAGTTTACCGAGCAATTCTTCGAGGCTGTAGGGCTCGGGCTTATCTTTATCTACCCGGTAAAAAAACTCGAGCGCCGAGTGAATGCTGTTGCCGAAACTCAAGTAGTGCGAGGGTTTGGTCGGGAGCCTATCGACGTATAGATATTTATAGGAGAGCGGGCATTTCTGATATGTTGAAATCGCTGAATAACTTAGTTTTTTGAGTTTCACACCCGCTCCCGTGCCGCTGCTATTGGCGCCTTTTCCTGATTAAGTGTACCGAAGGGTACGGAGAGGGTCAAGAAGCAGGGGACGTTGTTACGGCTACTACGGCTACTACGGTTGCGCGAGCGTCTCGGTTGCGCAACCGGGCGCGGCATGGAGAAACGCCGGAGCGTCTCTCATAGGTGCGCAGTCGAGCGTCCCGCGCAGGCACGCGGTATAGAACACCCTTAGCGAAGAGTCGGCTAAGCCTGCGACGCGTCCCGCGCGGGCACGCGGCATAGAGACAAGGGTCGATGAACCTGATACCCTTAGATTATCATGGAAAAATATATTTCAAAGATCATAATCATGGCCTCGATTATCTGCGCGCTATCGATCGGTGTGGCGGTCGCGATCGAAGCCGAGCCCGATTGGAAGACACACGAGACCGAGCACTTCACTATTTACGCCTCCGAGAGGGCGGACGTCGAGGAAATCGGCCGCATCGCCGAGGCCGCATATAACGGCATGTCGGTCAGGTACAGAGATTCGAACCGGCAAAAGATTAATCTCTATATATTTACGAGCCGCTCAGCGTTTCTAAAAGGTAGCCCATCGACCGAGGCGGCGGGCTATGCGTCACCCGCCCGCAGCCTTATAGCGATTCTTCAGGGGGCGGGGAACTCGACCATAACGCTAACCCATGAGATAAACCACATCGTCTTCATGCGAAATGTCGCCAGGATAGAGACGGTGCCGCAGTGGTTCATCGAGGGGTTGGCCCTCTACGAGTCTCAACCCGGAGCTGAAGCCGCGGAGCTGGAGAAATACGCGCTCGCCCGTGATATCCCCGACTTTATAGAGCGGGGGGCGGGCGTAGACGACGGCCCGGCGACCAGGCGCGAGTATGCCGACGGCTATCTAAAGGTAAATTTCATGGTCGACAAATTCGGCAGAGATAAGCTCTACGAAGCGGTAGGCAGGCTTCAGACGGGCGCGAGCTTCAACGACGCGCTGCTCGAATCGCTCGGCGTAAGCGAGGATGGGCTCAACGCCGCCTGGACCGATTACGCCCGGGGGCAACGCGTAAGCATCTGGGTAATGCAGCTCCGCGATATCGGCTGGTACGTTATGGCGGCGCTCCTCGTAATCGTAATCTTCGTCTTCCCGATACAGCGATATCGCCGCCTGCGCGCCATGGACGACGACGATGATGAGGGTGAGGATTATGTCGTTGGATAGGACGCAAACTTCAATTCAAATAAAGATCTTTCGTGTCGATTAAAAAAACCGGTTGCACAGCGTCTGACTTTTTGCTATCATGGTTAAGGCCTTTAAATCTAGTCCTGTGAGGCTGGCAAGGATGGTAATAGAATACAAGTCTGTTTCGGTCGACTAAACCCGAGTTTGCCTACCTTCCTGCAGCCACGCAGTGAGGGTATTTTTATGTCGGGACTTATGTCTAAACGGGAGCGATAGATGGCATTTAAGGCAAAAGCATTGGTGTTGGATAGCGACGGTATGTGCCGCGCCATCACCCGAATAGCCCATGAGATTTTGGAGCACAACCGCGGCGCGGAGAACCTGGCATTGGTGGGGATCCGCAATCGTGGTATTTTTTTTGCCCGCCGGCTCGCGGATAAAATCAGGGAGATAGAAAACGTCGAGTTGCCGGTCGGCGAACTAGACGTCACCTTCTACCGTGACGACGTCGCGGTCTATTCGAGCCCGGAGACCTACAAGACCGAAATTCCGTTTGACGTAAACGGCATGGCCATCGTCCTCGTCGACGACGTGCTCTTTACCGGGCGAACAACGCGCGCCTCGATGGACGCGCTAATGGATTACGGACGGCCCGCATCGATACAGCTCGCGGTGATGATAGACCGCGGCCATCGCGAATTGCCGATCCGCGCCGATTACGTGGGAAAGAACCTGCCGACCGCCCTCAAGGAGAGGGTGCATGTCAATGTGGTCGAAGTCGACGACGTTGACTCGGTAATCATCGGAGAAGAAGAAGAGAAATAAGGCGGGAGCGACGTATGGAGCCGGCACCCAGGTACGAAGAGAGCGAAGCGCGCTACGAAGACCGGGAGAAAAAGAAGCGGGGCTTAGGCCGGAAGGATTTGGTCGGCATCGACCAATTGTCGAGCGACGACATCATCCTCATCCTCGACATGGCCGAGTCGTTTAAGAAGATTTCAGAGCGGCCCATCAAGAAGGTTCCCACACTCAGGGGCCGCACGGTGATCACGCTCTTTCTCGAGCCCAGCACCCGCACGCGGACATCGTTCGAGCTGGCCGCAAAGCGCTTAAGCGCGGATACGGTCAATATCTCGAAGAGCACGAGCGCGGTGGTAAAAGGCGAAAGCCTCAAAGACACGGCGCTGACGCTCGAAGCGATGGCGGCGGATATCGTCATCATCAGGCATCCGGCGTCGGGTTCGGCGGCTCTGTTGGCGAAGTATATGGGATGCGGCGTCATCAATGCGGGCGACGGCCGGCACGAGCACCCGACCCAGGCGCTTCTCGACCTCTTTACTATAAGACAGGAGTTCGGGACGGTGCGCGGCCTCAAGGTCGCCATCGTCGGGGACATTCTCCACAGCAGGGTGGCGCGCTCCAATATCCTGGCGCTTAAGAAGATGGGCTCCGAGGTGATAGTGGTCGGCCCGCCGACGCTCATCCCGAAGGAAATAGAGTCGCTCGGGGTTCGATACTCATACGATATCGACTCGGTCCTACCCGAGATAGATGTCTTG
It includes:
- a CDS encoding TraR/DksA C4-type zinc finger protein, with translation MEDRELAGFKERLLKERDRLVDEIAYVESTMEQTQSEWSGENEFESHMADSATSTFARESDLSLSINSRDMLSRVDGALSRIEDGSFGICLVCGRPIEMERLEALPYADLCMEDKIKEEKSG
- the lspA gene encoding signal peptidase II; protein product: MHGRQDKGREERVKELVAKNIHACWGSGLFYIVAMSIVVIDQITKAIVRSAVPIGESLPLIPGFVYLTHIANSGAAFGILQNHRVLFFVAAAVVISLIIYFKRTLAKNNRAINLFLGLVMGGAIGNLIDRIAVGAVTDFVDFRFWPVFNVADSAIVVGAVFLGVIVLGLAKEERADTSRP
- the lgt gene encoding prolipoprotein diacylglyceryl transferase, which codes for MLPVLFQIGPITVYTYGVAIALAFLISLFIIIRESKRKGFNPDFAFDIVLFAMVGGIGGARLVYIIDNWHDFGANPAQIFAIWQGGLVFYGGLIGGTLAVLGLVQLKKMPVGKVADIVAPCLAIGSAVGRLGCFANGCCYGQATNFPWAVTFSNPLSAAQPLGVPLHPTQLYEFGYNILILGVLWFSRKKVKSDGLLFWLYITLYGLFRFIVEFFRANPDVILGLSASQLFSAFMLAAGLTVIFLYYLRPANLAARREG
- a CDS encoding RluA family pseudouridine synthase → MFIEESGVIEFSMVVGSEDAGVRIDAYLTKHKDIPSRSFAQNLIENDRVRVDGEEVGKDYRLRATQTVDVEIPPPTPSEVIPEAIPLSIKFEDGDLIILSKSAGMVVHPAHGHAGGTLVNALLAHATGLSGIGGVVRPGIVHRLDKETSGLMIVAKNDISHQALSNELKRRKIKRTYLTLVHGVFKETEGTVDAPIGRSPKFRQKMSVAGVASRDAVSHYRVLESFGNDYSLVEVELETGRTHQIRVHMKHINHPVVGDPLYGSGRAKRDLGLMRQFLHAYKLELAHPRTEEPLYFEDAIPPELQLILDNLRRAYFNFKQTTC
- the speD gene encoding adenosylmethionine decarboxylase — encoded protein: MNKGNHLIVDIHNQAFDVLVDDKKLLETIVNAANEVGANIINQSRYHFGHNSSPGCTAFVMLDESHVSVHTYADDGKMALDVFTCGATSCERILRSICRQLNIEEKDVVARHVPRF
- the speB gene encoding agmatinase — encoded protein: MYTLIPFNFLGISERGSFEESKVVVLPFPYDSTTSFRGGTREAPLAIINASRQVELYDDELETEICDKIGIHTFGEIMPNMAGPKYQTEVVKSVFGDVLGAGKFPVMVGGEHSLSLGAVQAVKDYHPDVSVLQLDAHADLREEYEGTHYSHACVMRRIHDEGIKIAQVGVRNTSKEEAKFIKSNDIFSVTARQHRLGYYSIEDIVGALTDTVYITIDMDVFDPSEVPAVGTPEPGGLRWYEVLDILREVTLHKKVVGFDVVELCPMPGNPAPDFLAAKLIYKLIGYCFRGVL
- a CDS encoding PD-(D/E)XK nuclease family protein, with amino-acid sequence MKLKKLSYSAISTYQKCPLSYKYLYVDRLPTKPSHYLSFGNSIHSALEFFYRVDKDKPEPYSLEELLGKLDRVWLTEGYESAALEQEYKDKGRMILSRFYSDNLPSFAVPLAIEERFYLDFDGVKLSGVIDRVDRLSNGDIEIIDYKTNAKLPPKTKLHSDLQLPIYHMAAEALYGVAPKKLTLYFLVPNEKVSTRKTKTDITKAQATIHTVAENIRDEKFAPFKNPLCAWCDFIEICPLHANDPVILAKAAKNGKISGNKTAVTATTKTPEREASKSVSATEALKKGATEIEKVVDDYFELVEQIDTGRARLAELQQVIHNYCETNGVTSIKGERGGLGRRARRTVHYNVDKLRALLEPRGLWDNVIDVNSRLLKELLDDPASQDELRKLIGAAKEVEEVSYVLYRKDELAAE
- the pyrR gene encoding bifunctional pyr operon transcriptional regulator/uracil phosphoribosyltransferase PyrR, with protein sequence MAFKAKALVLDSDGMCRAITRIAHEILEHNRGAENLALVGIRNRGIFFARRLADKIREIENVELPVGELDVTFYRDDVAVYSSPETYKTEIPFDVNGMAIVLVDDVLFTGRTTRASMDALMDYGRPASIQLAVMIDRGHRELPIRADYVGKNLPTALKERVHVNVVEVDDVDSVIIGEEEEK
- a CDS encoding aspartate carbamoyltransferase catalytic subunit, which encodes MEPAPRYEESEARYEDREKKKRGLGRKDLVGIDQLSSDDIILILDMAESFKKISERPIKKVPTLRGRTVITLFLEPSTRTRTSFELAAKRLSADTVNISKSTSAVVKGESLKDTALTLEAMAADIVIIRHPASGSAALLAKYMGCGVINAGDGRHEHPTQALLDLFTIRQEFGTVRGLKVAIVGDILHSRVARSNILALKKMGSEVIVVGPPTLIPKEIESLGVRYSYDIDSVLPEIDVLYVLRIQMERQGESLFPSLREYAKLYGINKKRLRMTKPDLVLMHPGPINRGVEIAPEVADVSQSLITEQVKNGVAVRMAVLYMLLGGAEVE